A region from the Dermacentor andersoni chromosome 11, qqDerAnde1_hic_scaffold, whole genome shotgun sequence genome encodes:
- the LOC126518255 gene encoding uncharacterized protein, with amino-acid sequence MPPPHLPSPTTPSPTPSPTPRPTPRPTPRSTPRATPRPTPRPTTPTTTTRRPFSVNELVCTVGAFAIYPSMIPTDGLCNYVYYSDVIMARDTLYGALVADSWTMFQSAMATRSRTSGGIGFDIRYSTAAGVSAGIEKKLNELVNKNIKHYGVLNLLEKAAKLKNMYSKAKELLQKLKQVQGNDATRKTLLAFGIYNYREKDAYGILQDVFNDAINNHVADTVIMYSSVGWIERQGVCYSHPTSFFDKSMFKGSAVKEAGRAPSISRIAQFMRRTVRYTRDTKMGLSFELGTLVYTLKKAYAGNIVTDEMVNAECTVLFVTSLDVAPCKADLLLRRVELFEDVNVAQVKGDKKKAMFFESEDTLRRKCLKLAHNSSDLRPDMSLLLVNAHLGDPTNSCPGLDGRERGEMFWRIQVVKAALNIT; translated from the exons ATGCCTCCTCCACATTTGCCGTCACCCACTACACCAAGTCCTACACCAAGTCCTACGCCAAGGCCTACGCCGAGACCTACGCCAAGATCGACACCAAGAGCGACGCCAAGACCGACGCCCCGACCAACGACTCCAACTACTACTACTAGAAGGCCAT TCTCGGTCAACGAGCTGGTCTGCACGGTGGGTGCCTTCGCGATCTACCCCAGCATGATCCCGACGGACGGCCTGTGCAATTACGTCTACTACAGCGACGTGATAATGGCTCGCGACACCCTGTACGGTGCCCTGGTCGCTGACAGCTGGACGATGTTCCAGAGTGCGATGGCGACGCGCAGTCGCACTTCTGGTGGCATCGGCTTCGATATCCG GTACTCAACCGCCGCTGGGGTCAGCGCTGGGATAGAGAAGAAGCTAAACGAACTTGTGAACAAAAACATCAAGCACTATGGTGTGCTGAACCTGTTGGAGAAAGCGGCGAAGCTGAAGAACATGTACAGCAAAGCAAAAGAACTTCTTCAA AAACTGAAACAGGTCCaaggcaacgacgcgacgagaaAAACGTTATTAGCATTTGGAATATACAATTACCGAGAAAAGGACGCGTATGGAATCCTGCAGGACGTTTTTAACGACGCTATCAA CAACCACGTGGCGGACACGGTCATCATGTACAGTTCGGTGGGGTGGATTGAGAGACAAGGAGTATGCTACAGCCACCCAACTTCCTTTTTCGACAAGAGCATGTTCAAGGGATCGGCTGTCAAGGAAGCAGGCCGGGCACCTTCCATC AGCAGGATTGCGCAGTTTATGCGCAGAACCGTTCGGTACACACGGGACACCAAGATGGGTCTTTCCTTCGAGCTCGGCACACTCGTCTACACTTTGAAGAAGGCTTATGCGGGCAACATCGTCACGGACGAAATGGTCAACGCTGAGTGCACCGTACTCTTTGTCACCAGCCTGGACGTTGCG CCTTGCAAGGCGGATTTGCTGCTTAGGCGAGTTGAGCTGTTCGAAGACGTCAACGTGGCACAAGTGAAAGGCGATAAGAAGAAGGCCATGTTCTTCGAGAGCGAAGACACCCTCAGAAGAAAG TGCCTCAAACTGGCCCACAATTCCAGCGACCTGCGGCCGGACATGTCCTTGTTGCTGGTGAACGCCCACCTCGGTGACCCCACCAACAGCTGCCCCGGTCTCGACGGTCGTGAAAGGGGCGAGATGTTTTGGCGTATCCAAGTGGTCAAGGCAGCGCTCAATATAACGTGA